GAACAGTAATACAGTATCGATCAGAAACTTTTCAGAGACGATAAAGAGAGAGAACTATTGTTCaaaaaaaagatcaagagaGAGAACAATTAACCCTGCACGTTGGTAGTAACGTACGCAGATGCAGATGCCGGTTCTAAGTCTGAACCCGTGCTCTTATCTCATCGATCACGGACGGGAAGCTCTGCATCAGCCGCAGGTACCCCTCGGTCAGCACCGCGCTCCTGAAGTTCTTCTCCACGACGAAGAAATCAAGGCACCTGCTCTTCAGCTCCGGGCAGCTGTGCGTCTCAGCGCAGCCTAGTATTGTCGCGACATTCTCCGCCGATACACGCTCCCACAGCTTGTGGGCGCACATGAACTTCAGCCTGTCCAGCTGGTACATGTCAGCTGCTGCGAGCAGATGCTGGAACAACTCGATGGGGGAAGAGCCCTCGAGCTCTTCGTCTCTCGGCAGCGCATCGGTGTACATAAACCGCAGCAGGATCTGGAACGTCGCGGGCGTGATGCCGTGCAGCGAGATGCAGCGCATTTTGGCCTCCGCCATGGAGCCGAGGAGCTGCGCCTTGAAcaccggcgagcgggcggcgagcACCGCCCGGTGAGCCCGGAACTTCTCGCTGCCGACGGTGAAGGACACGTCCGAACCGTCGGCACCATCCAGGAGGCGCCCAAGATGGTCGCCTATGTCAGAGCATGGCACAGATATCGGATCGTCACACAGAACTATGGCTCCGCACATGAACGTGATACGGCCATCCATTATGTAGGTGGATTCTAGATCTGCCCGCTCCACGAACTGTGGAAATCCCCATGCCTTGTTGGGGCCGTACACTTTGACGCACCGCCGGGcgtgcgacggcgacggcgacggcgcgccgtCTCTGCCAATCAGAAATGCGTCAAAAAATGGCCTTGACCTTTTCGGATTCGCTGACGAGCTTTAGAAACAGAGAGAGGTAAACGCCATTGTCGGCCTTCCGGTCTCCGTGTGGGTAGCAAAGTATCCTCCAGATGTGCCCCCCAGAGGAGATTTCGTCGGAGTGGATGAGGTCGCCGATGGCAAGGCTCTTGGTTCCTGCGTAGTCGAGCTTGAATTCGGTGAAGCCGGAGGCCAACATGTTGACAAGGAGCTATTGCTAGTAGTAGAACACATAGAGCCGTCGTCAGTGCGTTGTACTACTATAAATACAAGGGCCACGACCGGTTGGAGTGCGGAGTGCCAGCGGGTTTGGAATGTGAAGGGCTTGGTTCAGAGAACGGGACTCGGGAGTGGAAACGACAGTCACGCGCTGACAAGTATCGGACGTACGCACCAGCCGGATGACGCCCATTCCCGCGCGATTCTTAATGGGTgatttcatatttatattttctaaatACAACATAAGTAAAACATTTAACTCATGGTTAAAATACTTGTTGGTTTTTTAGTCTACATGTAAGACACAAGTTACCTTGAAAATAGCGTATATAGGGTTTCATCCCATGTAATTCATTTCACCTCTCTCTTCGTTAACTCTTTGTCACATCATAAAAAATGCTGACATCCTACCCTATTTAAttttaatgagaatgaaacaTCTTACCATCATATATAGCATATCATGTAGGTGAGAGAACAAATCATCGCTAGGGGCAGTGGCACTCGCTAGCACGTGATTCCATGCTAGCGAGCCGGAGCAATTAGTGCAGGACACCATCGTGTTCCAGTGCCGCTCCACCCAGTTCTCctacgacggcggcgccggcgggctaGGCTGCTAGGCTGGCGGTGGGATTGGGACTGGTGGTGGTACCGTGGTAACAGGGGATGAGAAGCCGCCGGCCAACTGACGGGCGGCGGACCCCTGTGATCTCGCGCAGATTCTCCGGCCGCACGCACGCTTCCTCGGCAGCTCTCTTCACCAGTTCACCTTCGCCGGAGCGGAACCCCTCCTCGGCTGGACGCGCCCAATGTTGTAGGCCGATGGCTCCGCGGTGGCACACCGCGATAAGCCTCCGCCTGCAGCAGCGGCTGCCTCCTGCCTCCGGTCGCCAGTTCCCGTGGCCGCCAGCTTGCCTAGGTTTCGTCTCGCGGCCGCGCAAGCGCCTTGCGGAGCGATGACGGCCGGCGCCACCTGAGCTgtgtgggggcggcggcgcggctcacGCTGTACGGCCCGTCAACCTATGTATGTGTGGGCCTTGAGTAGACGGCCGAAATGGAGGCCAGGTGCTAGCCCGCAGCTTGAATCCGCCGCCTTCGAGCCCAAAAGGACTGGTGTCAGTGTGAAGAAGGCATTGGCTACTGAAAGAAAATCTACGCAAAATTGACTGCTAGTTTGTGTTTTGTTAGAAAAAGGACTGCTAGTTTGTGTAAGCAGATGCAAGAGACATCATCAATTTGCCTACCATCAGGTTTTGCTTCCTCTGCAAACCAAAGtacaatataatataataaaatgaataaaatcAGGGTATGCCCAAATAATGTTTTCGCTGTGCACAAAAGCCGGCCAAGAATTGGAGGCAAACATTGAAAAACAACATAACGTCCGGAaattcagaatttcaaataagcTTTCACCTACTAAGCTGGCTATCATGAAATTCCTGCATGTAAGCAAGCGAGCAATTCCCGGCTCAAATTATGAAAACAAAATATAACAAGAGGTATGAAGTTTTCTTGCAAATCATGAGGGTGTCCTGATTGATTCTTTTTAGACCAAGAGCACCTTCTCTTCATTCATTATCACAGTACAGTACATGTCTCAAGGAGACAGGCATTGGGATAGTCAGAAAAAATAACTCATATAGTCATATATGCCACGACCTCCTTAGCACAAACCTGAGCAGCTAGGTTTGCTGAACGCCTTACAAAAACAATGGAAAATGAAGAGTAGTTCAAGCTAAGCTCTTTGGTTTCAGCAAGTACCGACATGATCTCCTTTGAGTTACCGCTTACCAATGCATCCGAACAGAAGATCAAGGAGAACTCTGCAAACGGCACAGAATTGTGGCGCGATAACATAAGTACTTTAAGCATGCTTCGTGCTTGAATAGATGGGATAGCATTCATGGAACTACAAGATTAAAGGTAGGTAGTCTATAGTACCATAGCAAAAATAAACATCTCATCAAGCGCAAAAAAGGTTCAACATCAACCGCAAACGTAACCCTGCTTCATGACAGTACTCCCCagataataaagaaaataaagcaACCATGCAAGTAACCTACCCAAGGCAGGACAAGGCCAAGAGAATAAGGAGAAACACGGCTAGGGTACTAATTAATATAGCATGATCTCCACAGCTTTGGGTCTGGTTTGTCTGAAAATATCCTTGGCCTGCGTCGCCTTCTTGTAATCACTTGGCAGCAATTTATTCCAAGACTGCAAAAGAAAGAGTGTTCAATGAATGAATGATCCCATTTGATAAAACCCATGCATTTAGTTTCAATATGCTAGAAATATAACGAAGAGCACTCACCAAAATAAATGAACACCAAGCACTATGTCATGTCCCAAACCGGCTTCGCACCTCAGTGATGATAAACGGAAAATTCTGCCTCAGCTGCATGAAACCCTCAGTTAAAACAACCTTATTGAAAATTTTCTCTGCCACAATGAAGCCAATGCACTTTTTCTTCAGTTCTAGACAACTGTACATCTCAGCACAAGCTAAAGCATCAGCAACTGTATCCACTGACATATTTTCCCACAGCTTTTGGGCACATATAaagtggtgtttggatccaaagttcacgaactaaaatttagctcctaaaatttagcccctaaaatttagttttgctgggatgtttggatccatgggctaaattttagtcctcatcaaacaatgactgatttgccctccctcctcctctccctctctctcctctccccttcgCCGCTGCTCCTCAGCGTGGGCGGCAAGGGTGGTGtggcccaccgccgccgcaccccgggCTGCGGCGGCCGGGTCCCTGAGGTACCTGCGCTTGGTGTCGGACAGCTTGGTGAGCTCGGCGACGACGGTCGCGTCCGCAGACTGGATTGCCTCCACGTCGTAGGGGAACTGCGCGAGCTGCAGCTGCGCGTACGCGGCTGGAGGAGGCGAGGGGttggaggcggcgcggccggccggaggacgcggggggcggaggaggcggcgggctcgGGCGGATGTGGCGGGcgtgtgggaggaggaggagagaggaagtgcgggaggggcaaggcacggaggcggaggagagaggaaagggggtAGGGGTGGAATTTGTGGTCCAGGTTCACTTTTAGCTCCTTTTAGGGTCtctttgggggctaaaatttagctccaaaattttagctatttgtcacttttagccctcctgtttggatctcaagagctaaattttgggctaaaagtgcagagctaaaatttagccctcggatccaaacaggccctaagtttcAATCGGTTCAATGCATAACGGTCGGCAGCTGCTAACAGATGCTGCAACACCTCAGAGTGAGAATCCCCAAGCTCATCTTGTACAGGAAAGGCATCCATGTACATGAATCGAAGTACGATTCTAAATGTTGCAGGGGCAATGTCGAGTAGGGTGATGGATGACATTGTAACCTCGGCCATGGAACCGAGGAGCTCGGCTCTGAAGACTGGTGAACGGGCAGCAAGCACcgcacgatgagcatggaacgTCTCGCCGTCAACAGTGAAGAAGGACACATCTAACCCATCCATGCTATCCAACAGCATGCCGAGATTTTTTCCAATGTCCGAAGGCGGCACTGGAATGCCGCTATCATGTAACACCATTATGGAGCATACAAACGTGATCTGTCCGTCCCTCACATAATCTTTCACCAGATCCATTTGACTCATGAACTGAGACCACCCAAACCTGACACTGTCCCTCGGGAACAGATAaacccctgtccttttcgcAGCAACTAACGATGGTTCACCATCCTTGTCCATCAAAAAGGCCTCAAATACGGCCTTGACGCTCTCGGGTTTGCTGAGGATCAGCTCCAGAAAAATTG
The genomic region above belongs to Setaria italica strain Yugu1 chromosome VI, Setaria_italica_v2.0, whole genome shotgun sequence and contains:
- the LOC101753045 gene encoding BTB/POZ and MATH domain-containing protein 1-like encodes the protein MDKDGEPSLVAAKRTGVYLFPRDSVRFGWSQFMSQMDLVKDYVRDGQITFVCSIMVLHDSGIPVPPSDIGKNLGMLLDSMDGLDVSFFTVDGETFHAHRAVLAARSPVFRAELLGSMAEVTMSSITLLDIAPATFRIVLRFMYMDAFPVQDELGDSHSEVLQHLLAAADRYALNPQKLWENMSVDTVADALACAEMYSCLELKKKCIGFIVAEKIFNKVVLTEGFMQLRQNFPFIITESWNKLLPSDYKKATQAKDIFRQTRPKAVEIMLY